Part of the candidate division TA06 bacterium genome is shown below.
TCGTCCATCTGCTGCTGATGGCCTTCATCATCCTGGGCAACATCGGGTATTTGGTGACCCGGCACAACCAGAGCAAGAAGCAAGGAGCATAAAAATGATATTTTCAACCAATCCCTGGGTGTGGGTCGCAGCCATTTTGACGCTGGCCATATTCTCCTTCCTCTGTAAGGAGAATCCGGTCTACCGCTTTGCCGAACATTTGTTCGTAGGCATTTCCGCCGGTTACGGCGTGGCCATCTACTGGAACAATGCCATTGTGCCCAATTTAATAATCCCGGTATTTAAACAACACGATTATCTGTTCATCATTCCCGGCATTCTGGGCTTGATGTTCTTCTTCAGGTTCGTTCCCAAAAAAGGATATTTAATGCTGATCCCCCTGGCGGTCTATATGGGGGTGGTCAATGGAATGGCGCTGGTTCCGACCATCCAGACCGATATCATCAAACAGATGCAAAGCGCCCTGGCCGATGCCACAACCCTTAGGCTGGGCGGCTGGGGTCTGGTGTGGGGCGTGGTCACGCTGATAGGAGTGATAACGACTTTAAGCTATTTCTTTTTCTCCCGGGAGCAAAAAGGGGTTTTAAAGGTCTCGGCCAGCATCGGCATCTGGTTCATCATGATCGGTTTCGGGGCCAGCTTTGGCAACACCGTGATGGCCAGGGTCTCCCTGCTGATCGGCCGGGTGCAGTTCTTATTGACCGACTGGATACATATTATCAAGTAGGTTGAAACGGTTTTACAGGTTCAAAAAGTTTTAAAGGTTGCAAATGATTGATCGGTAGGGGCGAATGGCCATTCGCCCAAAATGAAGGAATAAACCGAAAGCGATCAATTTGGGTCTAAAAAATTAGAAATGGCAAATAACAACGACAAAATAGTCTGCCGCTGCGAGGACATAATCGAGTCCGAAGTCCTGGAAGCTATTGCTCAGGGAGCTCAGACTGCTGATGAGGTCAAGCGCCTGACCCGGGCCGGCATGGGGCACTGCCAGGGGCGCACCTGCCGCCGGTTAGTCAACCAGATGCTGGCCCAAAAACTGGGGCAGAAGCCCGAGGCCCAAAGGCCCATCACCCAGCGGGCCCCGCTGCAGCCCCTGACCATTAAAGCCCTGGCGGAATATTCCACCGACAAGAACCTTTAGCCACCTAAACAAACTAAAAATGCAAAATAAATATTTGTTTATTGTTTCGAATGTTTCGCGTTTTTAGGTGGAGAATGTTTTAACGTTTTCATGAGCAATACTTCTGACGCCGTCATCATCGGCGGGGGCATCATCGGAACGGCCTGCGGTTACTACCTTTCCCGCAAGGGCTTGAAAGTTTCGATCGTGGAGCAGGGGTTCCTTTGTTCAGGCTCCACCGGGCGCTGCATCGGCGGGATCCGGCAGCAGTTCACCTCGCCCGGCTCCATCAAGCTGATGATGGAAAGCGTTCAGCATTTCAAAGAGATGGAGCAGGAGTTGGGAGTGGATGTCCACTGGCACAATGGGGGGTATCTTTTCCTGGCCCACAGCCCCGAGAAAAAACAGGCCTTCCTGTCCAACATCGCGGTTCAGCAGGCGGCCGGCTTAAAGGATGTGGGCTGGGTCAATGCTGGGGAATGCCGGGAGATCGCCCCGGGGCTGGATATTTCAGGCCTCTGGGGCGGTTCTTACTGCCCCTCGGACGGCCAGGCCTATCCCTTTGCCGTGGTCCAGGGCTATGCCGAAAAGATCAAAAAGTCAGGCGGCAGCATCTACACTTTTTTTCAAGTGTCTCAGATACTTCAGCAGGGCGGAAAGGTCACCGGGGTCAAAACCGAAAACGGCCAGGAATTTTCGGCCGGAGCGGTCATCAATGCGGCCGGGGCTTGGTCCAAAGATATCGGCCGGATGGCCGGGATAGAGATCCCGGTGGAGGCCGAGCGGCACGAAGCCCTGATCACCGAGGGAGTGGAGTATCTTGGTATCCCGATGCTGGTGGACTACCGAGCCGATGGCGGTTATTTTCAGCAGTACAGGCATAACGGACAGTTCATCGGCTGTTATTCCCCGGTTCCCAACGTGCCGGGACATTCGGTCGATTCCACCTTTGAGTTTTTGCACGAGATGCCCAAGCGGATGCTGAAATTAGTGCCGGGCCTGGAGAATCTGAAAGTCATTCGCCAATGGGCCGGCAGTTACGAGAACACCCCGGACGGGAATCCGATTCTGGACCGCACCGGGCTGGACGGGTTCTACACGGTGGCCGGGATGTGCGGACACGGTTTCATGCTGGG
Proteins encoded:
- a CDS encoding (2Fe-2S)-binding protein — protein: MANNNDKIVCRCEDIIESEVLEAIAQGAQTADEVKRLTRAGMGHCQGRTCRRLVNQMLAQKLGQKPEAQRPITQRAPLQPLTIKALAEYSTDKNL
- a CDS encoding FAD-binding oxidoreductase; translated protein: MSNTSDAVIIGGGIIGTACGYYLSRKGLKVSIVEQGFLCSGSTGRCIGGIRQQFTSPGSIKLMMESVQHFKEMEQELGVDVHWHNGGYLFLAHSPEKKQAFLSNIAVQQAAGLKDVGWVNAGECREIAPGLDISGLWGGSYCPSDGQAYPFAVVQGYAEKIKKSGGSIYTFFQVSQILQQGGKVTGVKTENGQEFSAGAVINAAGAWSKDIGRMAGIEIPVEAERHEALITEGVEYLGIPMLVDYRADGGYFQQYRHNGQFIGCYSPVPNVPGHSVDSTFEFLHEMPKRMLKLVPGLENLKVIRQWAGSYENTPDGNPILDRTGLDGFYTVAGMCGHGFMLGPAMGRVAADFITSGSQAAPYPEFALKRDFSQTEAMK